A part of Prolixibacteraceae bacterium genomic DNA contains:
- a CDS encoding lipoprotein signal peptidase: MSKRNIAIVVVLLLLVIDQASKFWIKTHMMLGDEFDVFGDWFRIHFVENNGMAFGFEFAGKYGKPFLTIFRIFASAAIIVYLNKLIKKGIPTGAVVSISLILAGAIGNIIDCAFYGVIFDHSFGQIATLFPDGGGYETFFYGKVVDMLYFPLVEGNFPAWFPKVGGNHFLFFSPVFNIADSAISVGIAILLLFYRKIFDEEKEVHKA; encoded by the coding sequence ATGTCAAAGCGTAACATAGCAATTGTGGTTGTACTATTGCTTCTTGTGATCGACCAAGCATCAAAGTTTTGGATCAAAACACATATGATGTTGGGAGATGAGTTCGATGTGTTTGGTGATTGGTTCCGAATACATTTTGTAGAGAATAATGGTATGGCCTTCGGGTTTGAGTTTGCTGGAAAATACGGTAAACCATTCCTTACCATATTTAGAATATTTGCATCGGCGGCGATTATCGTCTATTTAAATAAATTAATCAAAAAAGGAATTCCAACAGGAGCAGTAGTAAGTATATCTTTGATACTTGCAGGAGCTATCGGGAATATCATTGATTGTGCTTTCTACGGTGTTATATTTGATCATAGCTTTGGGCAGATAGCCACACTATTTCCAGACGGAGGAGGGTATGAAACGTTCTTCTATGGTAAAGTGGTCGATATGTTATATTTTCCATTAGTGGAAGGGAACTTCCCTGCTTGGTTTCCAAAGGTTGGAGGTAATCACTTCTTATTCTTTAGCCCAGTATTTAATATTGCTGATTCGGCTATCTCTGTGGGGATTGCTATCTTACTTCTTTTTTATCGAAAGATATTCGATGAGGAAAAAGAGGTACATAAGGCATAA
- a CDS encoding TraR/DksA C4-type zinc finger protein — MVEKVRYSDEDLEIFRAVILGKLDKARNDYELYKDAITQRDGNDTQDTSPTFKVLEEGAATLSKEEAGKLAQRQQKFIQHLEAALIRIENKTYGVCRETGKLIAKERLLAVPHATLSIDAKNNRK, encoded by the coding sequence ATGGTGGAAAAAGTAAGATACTCAGATGAAGACCTGGAGATATTTAGAGCAGTGATTCTAGGTAAGCTCGACAAGGCAAGAAATGATTATGAGTTGTACAAGGATGCCATTACCCAAAGAGACGGTAACGACACACAGGACACTTCTCCTACATTCAAAGTGTTAGAAGAAGGGGCAGCAACTTTATCAAAAGAGGAGGCTGGAAAGTTAGCTCAGAGACAGCAGAAATTTATTCAGCACTTAGAGGCAGCACTTATACGTATTGAGAACAAAACCTATGGTGTTTGTCGTGAAACAGGTAAGTTAATTGCTAAAGAGCGTTTGTTAGCTGTGCCTCATGCAACTTTAAGTATTGATGCGAAAAATAACAGAAAGTAA
- the ileS gene encoding isoleucine--tRNA ligase, producing the protein MSNKFREYKNFDLSQINKDVLKYWEKDDTFHKSMSTREGKPTFVFYEGPPSANGQPGIHHVISRSLKDLICRYKTMKGFQVKRKAGWDTHGLPVELGVEKTLGITKEDIGKKITVEEYNAACRREVMKYTDLWEDLTHKMGYWVNMDDPYITYDNRYIETLWNLLKELFNKDMLYKGYTIQPYSPAAGTGLSSHELNQPGTYRDVKDTTCVGQFKVVRNDKSEKFFGNEDLFFLAWTTTPWTLPSNTALAVGPNIQYVQVRTYNPYTGTPVSVMVAKDLYRKFFPEKNEGLDFDSYETGAKSIPFEVVAEYKGTDLAGISYEQLIPWMKPDGDAFRVILGDYVTTEDGTGIVHIAPTFGADDDRVAKVAGIAPMLLLDKEGKQQPMVDKQGRLFPIEDLDTEWVASNVDVDLYKEFSGRYVKNAYDKELTEKDPSLDVDISVMLKKENKAFRVEKHVHNYPHCWRTDKPILYYPLDSWFIKTTAVKDRLIELNKTINWKPASTGTGRFGNWLENLVDWNLSRSRYWGTPLPIWRTEDGTEQKCIGSVEELMAEIEKSIEAGFMEKNPYDEFIVGEYSKQNYEKIDLHRPYVDDIFLVSESGHKMTRELDLIDVWFDSGAMPFAQMHYPFENKENFGEVYPADFIAEGVDQTRGWFFTLHAISTMINDSVAFKNIISNGLVLDAKGNKMSKRLGNAVDPFETIEKYGSDPLRWYMITNSQPWDNLKFDVNGVEEVRRKFFGTLYNTYSFFSLYANVDGFTYSEPDIEMEKRPEIDRWVLSLLNSLVKEVNGALEAYEPTRAGRAINDFVTENLSNWYVRLCRKRFWGGEYDQDKISAYQTLYTCLSTIAKLSAPIAPFFMDQLYRDLNNITNKDFDGSVHLAEYPNTDETLIDEQLEERMNIAQKVCSMVLSLRRKEKLKVRQPLQKIMVPILDNNFEAQFEAVKDIILTEVNIKEVEYITANSGVIKKKIKPNFKTLGPKYGKIMKGIAGAVNGLSQDDINLFETKGSLQLLVQEQQVDLTLEDVEIMSEDIPGWLVANEGALTVALDITVTEELREEGIAREFINRIQNIRKESDFDVTDKVVITIQRHENLNSALENFTDYISKQTLATELNLVDTIEEGRGHEVEIEADVLTKIDVKRV; encoded by the coding sequence ATGAGTAATAAGTTTCGAGAATATAAAAATTTCGATCTCTCTCAAATTAATAAAGATGTATTAAAATACTGGGAGAAAGATGATACTTTCCATAAAAGTATGTCGACACGCGAAGGAAAACCAACCTTTGTATTTTATGAAGGTCCCCCTTCAGCTAATGGTCAACCAGGTATTCACCACGTTATCTCTCGTTCATTAAAGGATCTTATCTGTCGTTACAAGACAATGAAAGGATTCCAAGTGAAACGTAAAGCAGGATGGGATACACATGGTTTGCCAGTAGAATTAGGTGTTGAAAAAACTCTTGGTATTACAAAAGAAGATATTGGTAAGAAGATTACCGTAGAAGAATATAATGCAGCTTGTCGTAGAGAGGTGATGAAATATACCGATCTATGGGAAGATCTAACACATAAAATGGGATATTGGGTGAATATGGATGATCCATATATCACTTATGATAACCGTTACATTGAGACGTTGTGGAACTTATTGAAAGAGCTTTTCAATAAAGACATGTTGTATAAAGGTTATACAATTCAACCATACTCTCCTGCTGCGGGAACTGGTTTAAGTTCACATGAATTGAATCAACCGGGTACTTATCGTGACGTAAAAGATACTACATGTGTTGGCCAGTTTAAAGTGGTTCGTAATGATAAGTCTGAGAAATTCTTTGGTAATGAAGATCTGTTTTTCTTGGCTTGGACTACCACTCCTTGGACGTTACCTTCTAATACTGCACTAGCTGTAGGTCCAAACATTCAGTATGTACAAGTTCGTACTTATAACCCTTATACCGGAACACCAGTGTCTGTTATGGTGGCTAAAGATCTTTATCGTAAATTCTTCCCTGAGAAGAATGAAGGTCTAGATTTCGATAGCTATGAGACAGGAGCAAAGAGTATTCCATTCGAAGTGGTTGCTGAATATAAAGGAACTGATTTAGCAGGTATCTCATATGAGCAGTTGATTCCTTGGATGAAACCTGATGGAGATGCTTTCCGTGTGATACTTGGTGATTACGTGACCACTGAAGATGGTACAGGTATTGTTCATATTGCACCTACTTTCGGAGCAGATGATGACCGTGTTGCTAAGGTTGCTGGGATTGCACCAATGCTTCTTTTAGACAAAGAGGGCAAGCAACAACCAATGGTGGATAAGCAAGGACGTCTATTTCCTATTGAAGACCTTGATACGGAGTGGGTTGCTTCAAATGTAGATGTAGATCTTTATAAAGAGTTCTCTGGTCGTTATGTGAAGAATGCATACGATAAAGAGCTAACAGAAAAAGATCCTTCTTTGGATGTGGATATCTCGGTGATGTTGAAGAAGGAGAATAAAGCCTTCCGAGTAGAGAAACATGTCCATAACTATCCTCATTGTTGGAGAACTGATAAACCGATACTTTATTATCCATTGGATAGTTGGTTTATTAAAACAACTGCGGTTAAAGATCGTTTGATCGAACTAAATAAAACAATCAACTGGAAACCTGCATCTACAGGAACAGGACGTTTTGGTAACTGGTTAGAGAATCTTGTTGATTGGAATCTTTCAAGATCTCGTTATTGGGGAACTCCTCTTCCTATTTGGAGAACAGAAGATGGCACAGAGCAGAAATGTATCGGTTCGGTAGAAGAGTTGATGGCTGAAATAGAGAAATCTATTGAGGCTGGTTTCATGGAAAAGAATCCATACGATGAATTTATCGTTGGAGAGTATTCGAAACAGAATTATGAGAAGATTGACCTTCACCGTCCATATGTAGATGATATCTTTCTTGTTTCAGAGAGTGGTCATAAGATGACTCGTGAACTAGATTTGATTGATGTATGGTTTGATTCTGGAGCAATGCCATTTGCTCAGATGCACTATCCATTTGAAAATAAAGAGAACTTCGGTGAGGTTTATCCTGCTGACTTTATCGCAGAAGGGGTTGACCAGACACGTGGATGGTTTTTTACGCTTCATGCGATATCTACAATGATCAATGATTCTGTTGCTTTCAAAAATATCATATCTAATGGTTTGGTTTTGGATGCAAAAGGAAACAAGATGTCTAAGCGTCTTGGTAATGCTGTTGATCCATTTGAGACTATTGAGAAATATGGATCAGATCCACTTCGTTGGTATATGATCACAAATTCTCAACCATGGGATAACTTGAAGTTCGATGTGAACGGTGTAGAGGAAGTGCGTCGTAAGTTCTTCGGTACACTTTATAACACATATAGTTTCTTCTCTTTGTATGCTAATGTGGACGGATTCACATATAGCGAGCCTGATATTGAAATGGAGAAACGCCCTGAGATAGATCGTTGGGTATTATCTCTATTGAACAGTTTGGTGAAAGAGGTGAACGGAGCATTAGAAGCATATGAGCCAACAAGAGCAGGTCGTGCTATAAATGACTTTGTAACGGAGAATCTTTCGAACTGGTACGTACGTCTTTGTAGAAAGAGATTCTGGGGTGGTGAGTACGATCAAGATAAGATCTCTGCTTACCAAACGCTATATACTTGTTTGTCTACAATTGCGAAGTTATCTGCACCTATTGCTCCATTCTTTATGGATCAGTTGTATAGAGACCTTAATAACATTACGAACAAGGATTTCGATGGTTCAGTGCACTTAGCAGAGTATCCTAATACTGATGAGACTCTTATTGATGAGCAACTGGAAGAGCGTATGAATATTGCTCAGAAAGTTTGTTCTATGGTACTAAGCCTTCGTCGTAAGGAGAAGTTGAAAGTAAGACAACCTCTTCAAAAGATTATGGTTCCTATTCTAGATAATAATTTTGAAGCGCAGTTTGAAGCGGTGAAAGATATTATCTTGACAGAGGTTAATATAAAAGAAGTTGAATACATTACAGCTAACTCAGGTGTTATCAAGAAGAAGATTAAGCCAAACTTTAAGACTTTAGGTCCTAAATATGGTAAGATTATGAAGGGGATAGCTGGTGCTGTTAATGGATTATCTCAAGATGATATCAATCTCTTCGAAACAAAAGGTAGCCTTCAGTTGTTAGTTCAGGAGCAACAAGTAGATTTGACTCTTGAAGATGTTGAAATCATGTCGGAAGATATTCCAGGATGGTTGGTTGCAAACGAAGGGGCATTGACGGTTGCTTTAGATATTACAGTTACGGAAGAGTTGAGAGAAGAGGGTATTGCTCGCGAGTTCATTAACCGTATTCAGAATATCAGAAAAGAGAGTGATTTTGATGTAACAGACAAAGTTGTGATAACTATTCAACGTCATGAAAATCTAAATAGTGCATTAGAGAACTTTACAGATTATATATCAAAACAGACACTTGCTACAGAACTTAACTTAGTGGATACTATCGAAGAAGGTAGAGGACATGAGGTAGAGATCGAAGCAGATGTTCTAACTAAAATTGATGTTAAACGTGTTTAA
- the folK gene encoding 2-amino-4-hydroxy-6-hydroxymethyldihydropteridine diphosphokinase, giving the protein MNRVIVSIGSNIQPELNIPEAVLSVSLKHRLLEVTHVEETQPLGIIDQPNFHNAAMKIETWFSQDGFKIYLKEVEDLLLRDRTTEKYGPRTIDLDIVVWNDEVVDEDYYSRDFLKKHTDQLMKW; this is encoded by the coding sequence ATGAATAGAGTTATAGTATCAATCGGGTCGAATATTCAACCTGAATTAAATATCCCTGAAGCGGTTTTATCAGTATCATTGAAACATCGCTTATTGGAAGTCACTCACGTTGAAGAGACACAACCATTAGGTATTATAGATCAACCAAATTTCCACAATGCAGCCATGAAAATAGAGACATGGTTTTCACAAGACGGTTTTAAGATTTACTTGAAAGAGGTAGAGGACCTGCTCCTTCGTGATAGAACGACGGAAAAGTATGGTCCTAGAACCATTGATTTAGATATTGTTGTTTGGAATGATGAGGTGGTAGATGAAGACTATTATAGTCGAGATTTTCTTAAAAAACATACAGATCAGCTTATGAAATGGTAA
- a CDS encoding FolB domain-containing protein — MQIGIKKLHLRTYIGFHDGEQDKKQDVFIHLKINVPFHSSMSEDDISNIYNYKTITKQIINFVENRRFLLLEKLTDDVANLILEDHRVSFVEVEIEKPCALRFTESVSILVQKHSSHE; from the coding sequence ATGCAAATAGGAATTAAAAAATTACATTTAAGGACATATATTGGTTTTCATGATGGTGAACAGGACAAAAAACAAGATGTCTTCATTCATCTCAAGATCAATGTCCCATTTCATTCATCCATGTCAGAGGATGATATTTCGAATATTTACAATTATAAAACGATAACTAAACAAATTATAAATTTTGTAGAGAATAGACGTTTTTTGTTATTGGAAAAACTTACCGATGATGTGGCCAATTTGATTCTAGAAGACCATCGTGTCTCATTTGTTGAAGTGGAGATCGAAAAACCATGTGCATTGAGGTTTACTGAATCAGTTTCTATACTTGTCCAAAAACATTCTTCTCATGAATAG
- a CDS encoding SDR family NAD(P)-dependent oxidoreductase, translating to MHKLALVTGSSRRIGREISLKLASIGYSLILHYSNDYNGVESLKKELEESYSNLQFFSFQGDLRCPTFVDELSQFCDSKCVIVNLLIHNASIFEPDDLTNVSFNSLQDHFSIHLFQPLLITKWFSKQAVKGQVVTIVDQAVTNKQSAYLSYILSKKSLLEATYMLSLAMAPGFRVNAILPGMILPSKHGNAEKFHKEVLETPLKIAPGVQSILSALVFLIDNEWATGQTIYCDGGEHLV from the coding sequence ATGCATAAGCTTGCTTTAGTAACAGGTAGTAGTCGACGTATTGGAAGAGAGATAAGTTTGAAATTAGCCTCTATTGGTTACTCTCTTATTTTACATTATTCCAATGATTATAATGGTGTGGAATCATTGAAAAAAGAACTTGAGGAGAGCTACTCGAATCTTCAATTCTTCTCTTTTCAAGGTGACTTAAGATGCCCTACTTTTGTGGATGAACTATCACAATTTTGTGATTCGAAATGTGTTATTGTGAATCTGCTAATTCATAATGCATCGATATTTGAACCGGATGATCTGACAAATGTTTCGTTTAATTCACTGCAAGATCACTTTAGTATTCATCTTTTTCAACCATTGTTAATAACAAAGTGGTTCTCGAAGCAAGCCGTTAAAGGACAGGTTGTTACTATTGTTGATCAAGCTGTGACAAATAAACAATCTGCTTATCTTTCATATATACTATCTAAAAAATCCCTTCTAGAGGCAACCTATATGTTGTCACTTGCTATGGCTCCAGGCTTTCGTGTGAATGCCATTCTTCCTGGTATGATTTTACCTTCCAAACATGGTAATGCAGAGAAGTTCCATAAAGAGGTGCTAGAGACCCCATTAAAAATCGCGCCAGGAGTACAATCGATATTGTCAGCCCTAGTGTTTCTTATAGATAATGAATGGGCTACAGGCCAGACAATATATTGTGATGGTGGCGAACATTTGGTTTAA